Proteins from a genomic interval of Lycium ferocissimum isolate CSIRO_LF1 chromosome 2, AGI_CSIRO_Lferr_CH_V1, whole genome shotgun sequence:
- the LOC132037925 gene encoding cysteine-rich receptor-like protein kinase 46 isoform X2 — translation MANVVVLSLIILLSSFLILPAIANPRIELVYKFCGIDHANNVSEFNENYANAIVAMESDMKANKFSIYGEGLSPNRIYVLAQCMDDLSKEDCDICFSTIKTQLPGCFPHSSGRVFFDGCFMRFENYSFFYESSSPHDVKRCSDAVNLKNDQFRDLTTKVVKDVVNMAPIHGGYAEGRRNAHGLSVYGMANCWNTLDEKSCADCLLNASTAVLNCLPSIEARSLSVGCYFRYSEYESSDGSNFLLNTKGAIFMYLAFILVAVGVCIVAILVGYIVGTTLHEKRVKHQTKHNGNSSDLESSVMKRSLHFKYSTLEKSTDNFSEERKIGQGGFGEVFKGTLPDGRELAIKRMFLTTKIRNEEISNEIDVIGEAQHQNLVRFLGCCFTDDDSFLVYEYLENKSLDLILFERSKEEGRIGLEEKA, via the exons ATGGCTAATGTCGTTGTTTTGTCCTTAATCATCCTCCTCTCCAGCTTTCTCATTCTTCCAGCTATCGCAAATCCCCGAATCGAGCTCGTCTATAAATTCTGCGGTATAGATCATGCAAACAATGTTTCAGAATTCAATGAAAACTACGCTAATGCAATCGTAGCCATGGAATCTGACATGAAAGCCAATAAATTTTCCATTTATGGAGAAGGGTTGTCTCCGAATAGAATTTACGTGTTGGCTCAATGCATGGATGATCTTTCCAAGGAAGATTGTGATATTTGTTTTTCCACCATTAAAACACAATTGCCTGGTTGTTTTCCTCATAGTAGTGGTCGTGTTTTTTTCGATGGTTGCTTCATGAGATTcgagaattatagctttttttaTGAATCTTCTTCTCCTCATGATGTCAAA AGATGCAGTGATGCAGTGAATTTGAAGAATGATCAATTTAGGGATTTGACAACCAAAGTCGTTAAGGATGTGGTTAACATGGCCCCAATTCATGGTGGCTATGCGGAAGGACGAAGGAATGCACATGGTTTATCAGTTTATGGCATGGCTAACTGCTGGAATACTTTGGACGAAAAATCATGTGCTGATTGCCTATTAAACGCAAGCACAGCTGTTCTTAATTGTTTGCCATCCATTGAGGCACGCTCCCTTAGCGTCGGCTGCTATTTTCGTTACTCAGAGTATGAATCTAGCGATGGATCTAATTTCTTACTTAATACTAAAG GAGCTATTTTCATGTACCTTGCATTTATTCTTGTTGCTGTTGGTGTATGCATAGTCGCTATTCTGGTTGGATATATTGTGGGGACAACTCTACATGAAAAACGAGTGAAACATCAGACGAAACATAATGGTAATTCATCGGATCTTGAGTCATCAGTTATGAAGAGGAGCCTGCATTTCAAATATTCAACACTAGAGAAATCCACAGACAACTTCAGTGAAGAACGCAAGATTGGCCAAGGTGGATTTGGTGAAGTCTTTAAA GGGACTTTGCCAGATGGTAGAGAACTTGCTATCAAGCGGATGTTTTTAACTACCAAAATTCGGAATGAAGAGATATCCAATGAGATAGATGTTATTGGGGAAGCCCAACACCAGAATTTGGTTCGCTTCCTTGGTTGTTGTTTCACTGATGATGACAGCTTTCTTGTCTATGAGTATCTGGAAAATAAAAGCCTTGATCTTATCTTATTTG AAAGAtccaaagaagaaggaagaattGGATTGGAAGAAAAGGCTTAG
- the LOC132037925 gene encoding cysteine-rich receptor-like protein kinase 46 isoform X1: MANVVVLSLIILLSSFLILPAIANPRIELVYKFCGIDHANNVSEFNENYANAIVAMESDMKANKFSIYGEGLSPNRIYVLAQCMDDLSKEDCDICFSTIKTQLPGCFPHSSGRVFFDGCFMRFENYSFFYESSSPHDVKRCSDAVNLKNDQFRDLTTKVVKDVVNMAPIHGGYAEGRRNAHGLSVYGMANCWNTLDEKSCADCLLNASTAVLNCLPSIEARSLSVGCYFRYSEYESSDGSNFLLNTKGAIFMYLAFILVAVGVCIVAILVGYIVGTTLHEKRVKHQTKHNGNSSDLESSVMKRSLHFKYSTLEKSTDNFSEERKIGQGGFGEVFKGTLPDGRELAIKRMFLTTKIRNEEISNEIDVIGEAQHQNLVRFLGCCFTDDDSFLVYEYLENKSLDLILFDPKKKEELDWKKRLRIIEGTAEGLEYLHNDCQVRIIHRDIKPSNILLDSKYRPKIADFGLARFNIREKGSAPLVIAGTFGYMAPEYLAQGQLTDKVDVYSFGVLILEIVSFDRDKQISR, translated from the exons ATGGCTAATGTCGTTGTTTTGTCCTTAATCATCCTCCTCTCCAGCTTTCTCATTCTTCCAGCTATCGCAAATCCCCGAATCGAGCTCGTCTATAAATTCTGCGGTATAGATCATGCAAACAATGTTTCAGAATTCAATGAAAACTACGCTAATGCAATCGTAGCCATGGAATCTGACATGAAAGCCAATAAATTTTCCATTTATGGAGAAGGGTTGTCTCCGAATAGAATTTACGTGTTGGCTCAATGCATGGATGATCTTTCCAAGGAAGATTGTGATATTTGTTTTTCCACCATTAAAACACAATTGCCTGGTTGTTTTCCTCATAGTAGTGGTCGTGTTTTTTTCGATGGTTGCTTCATGAGATTcgagaattatagctttttttaTGAATCTTCTTCTCCTCATGATGTCAAA AGATGCAGTGATGCAGTGAATTTGAAGAATGATCAATTTAGGGATTTGACAACCAAAGTCGTTAAGGATGTGGTTAACATGGCCCCAATTCATGGTGGCTATGCGGAAGGACGAAGGAATGCACATGGTTTATCAGTTTATGGCATGGCTAACTGCTGGAATACTTTGGACGAAAAATCATGTGCTGATTGCCTATTAAACGCAAGCACAGCTGTTCTTAATTGTTTGCCATCCATTGAGGCACGCTCCCTTAGCGTCGGCTGCTATTTTCGTTACTCAGAGTATGAATCTAGCGATGGATCTAATTTCTTACTTAATACTAAAG GAGCTATTTTCATGTACCTTGCATTTATTCTTGTTGCTGTTGGTGTATGCATAGTCGCTATTCTGGTTGGATATATTGTGGGGACAACTCTACATGAAAAACGAGTGAAACATCAGACGAAACATAATGGTAATTCATCGGATCTTGAGTCATCAGTTATGAAGAGGAGCCTGCATTTCAAATATTCAACACTAGAGAAATCCACAGACAACTTCAGTGAAGAACGCAAGATTGGCCAAGGTGGATTTGGTGAAGTCTTTAAA GGGACTTTGCCAGATGGTAGAGAACTTGCTATCAAGCGGATGTTTTTAACTACCAAAATTCGGAATGAAGAGATATCCAATGAGATAGATGTTATTGGGGAAGCCCAACACCAGAATTTGGTTCGCTTCCTTGGTTGTTGTTTCACTGATGATGACAGCTTTCTTGTCTATGAGTATCTGGAAAATAAAAGCCTTGATCTTATCTTATTTG AtccaaagaagaaggaagaattGGATTGGAAGAAAAGGCTTAGGATAATCGAGGGGACAGCTGAAGGTTTGGAATACCTTCACAACGACTGCCAAGTTAGAATCATTCATAGAGACATCAAACCTAGTAACATCTTACTAGACTCAAAATATCGTCCcaaaattgcagattttggtcTTGCCAG GTTTAATATCAGGGAAAAAGGAAGTGCACCTCTTGTCATTGCAGGCACATT CGGATACATGGCTCCCGAGTACCTTGCTCAAGGACAATTAACAGACAAAGTGGATGTTTATAGCTTTGGAGTTCTTATCCTAGAAATAGTAAGTTTTGATAGAGATAAACAAATTTCCAGATGA